One genomic region from Erythrobacter mangrovi encodes:
- a CDS encoding DUF1244 domain-containing protein encodes MDTNTDPLDQLPDAVAATAFRRLVRHLRHRHDAQNIDLMGLAGFCRNCLADWIVDGGFDGDKATAREVIHGMPQDEWKATRQTPATPEQLARMEASLARNAKE; translated from the coding sequence ATGGATACGAATACAGACCCGCTCGACCAGCTCCCCGATGCCGTAGCGGCAACTGCGTTTCGCCGGCTGGTGCGACACCTGCGTCACCGCCACGACGCGCAGAACATCGATTTGATGGGGCTGGCGGGCTTCTGCCGGAACTGCCTTGCCGACTGGATCGTCGATGGCGGCTTCGATGGCGACAAGGCGACCGCGCGCGAAGTGATCCACGGCATGCCGCAGGATGAATGGAAGGCGACCCGCCAGACTCCCGCGACCCCCGAGCAGCTGGCGCGGATGGAAGCGAGCCTGGCCCGGAACGCGAAGGAATAA
- a CDS encoding DUF2312 domain-containing protein, whose amino-acid sequence MAEATDDRLRLLIERIERLEEEKKGIADDIRDVYAEAKAVGYDTKIMRQIVRLRKMKPDDRREMETILDTYKAALGLA is encoded by the coding sequence ATGGCCGAAGCCACCGACGACCGCCTGCGCTTGCTGATCGAGCGCATCGAACGCCTCGAAGAAGAAAAGAAGGGCATCGCCGACGATATCCGCGACGTCTACGCCGAAGCCAAGGCGGTCGGCTATGACACCAAGATCATGCGCCAGATCGTCCGCCTGCGGAAGATGAAGCCCGATGACCGGCGCGAGATGGAAACCATTCTCGACACCTATAAGGCCGCACTTGGCCTCGCCTGA
- a CDS encoding YbjQ family protein produces MAQLPERRVILVTTTPTIEGHPIQSYLGLVSGEVILGANVFRDMFAGLRDFFGGRAGSYERVLQDARQRAVQEMQAECDRRGGNAVVGVDLDYEVIGSKGSMLMVSASGTAVRI; encoded by the coding sequence ATGGCCCAACTGCCCGAACGCCGCGTAATTCTGGTCACCACGACCCCGACGATCGAGGGGCACCCGATCCAGTCCTACCTGGGACTGGTGTCGGGCGAGGTGATCCTCGGCGCCAATGTGTTCCGTGACATGTTCGCCGGCCTGCGCGATTTCTTCGGCGGGCGTGCAGGTAGCTACGAACGGGTGCTGCAGGATGCGCGCCAGCGCGCGGTGCAGGAAATGCAGGCCGAATGTGACCGGCGCGGCGGCAACGCCGTGGTCGGGGTCGATCTCGACTATGAGGTAATCGGCAGCAAGGGCTCGATGCTGATGGTCAGCGCCAGCGGCACGGCGGTGCGGATCTGA
- a CDS encoding CPBP family intramembrane glutamic endopeptidase has translation MDAITTSGSTEVAHANTLRGEWARFGSFLKRPVLPERAPLPNLTSLAAVWRLLVLDLLIMSMLLAAGALASAAGVELPETALAGMELSPGLILAAVVFAPLGEELLFRSWLSGRPGHMLAFLALLGGGTATALAVAGRDQAYYLTAATITLLLTALALYLLRRRNALRWFARIFPIAFWLSALLFASAHLFNFSEENLLALAPLVLPQFAIGLVLGYARVNYGLWSSMLLHLLHNGAFISLVLLASSAA, from the coding sequence ATGGACGCAATCACGACAAGTGGCTCGACGGAAGTCGCGCACGCAAACACCCTGCGCGGCGAATGGGCGCGCTTCGGATCCTTCCTCAAGCGCCCGGTCCTGCCCGAGCGCGCGCCCCTGCCCAACCTGACCAGCCTGGCCGCCGTGTGGCGGTTGCTGGTGCTCGATCTTCTCATCATGTCTATGCTGCTCGCCGCCGGCGCATTGGCCAGCGCCGCCGGGGTCGAATTGCCCGAAACCGCGCTCGCCGGGATGGAACTGAGCCCGGGGCTGATACTCGCCGCCGTGGTCTTTGCGCCGCTGGGCGAGGAACTACTCTTCCGCAGCTGGCTGTCCGGCCGCCCGGGACACATGCTGGCATTCCTTGCGCTGCTGGGCGGGGGTACCGCAACCGCCCTGGCCGTCGCTGGCCGCGACCAGGCATATTACCTGACTGCCGCGACCATCACTCTGCTGCTGACGGCGCTGGCGCTATACCTGCTGCGGCGACGCAATGCGTTGCGCTGGTTCGCGCGCATCTTCCCGATCGCTTTCTGGCTCAGCGCATTGCTGTTCGCCAGCGCGCACCTGTTCAACTTCTCCGAAGAGAACCTGCTGGCGCTGGCGCCGCTGGTGCTGCCGCAATTCGCCATCGGGCTGGTGCTGGGCTATGCCCGGGTTAATTACGGCCTGTGGTCGAGCATGCTGCTCCACCTGCTGCACAACGGTGCCTTCATCAGCCTGGTGCTGCTGGCGAGCAGTGCGGCCTGA
- a CDS encoding YebC/PmpR family DNA-binding transcriptional regulator — MAGHSKFKNIMHRKGAQDKKRSAMFSKLSREITVAAKMGMPDPDMNPRLRLAVNAAKAQSMPKDNIQRAIDKAAQAGGEDYEEVRYEGYGPGGVALIVEALTDNRNRTATNVRTAFSKNGGNLGSEGSVSHGFERLGLIEYPVSVGDEDKVLEAAIEAGADDVESDMGEDGGHSIWTAPDALHEVAGNLEKALGEAETVKLAWKPTITVAMDEGGAATLLKLVDTLDDDDDVQTVWGNYEIADEIMEKLG; from the coding sequence ATGGCCGGCCATTCCAAATTCAAGAACATCATGCATCGCAAGGGCGCGCAGGACAAGAAGCGCTCGGCGATGTTCTCCAAGCTGTCCCGCGAAATTACCGTCGCGGCAAAAATGGGCATGCCCGATCCCGACATGAACCCGCGCCTGCGCCTGGCGGTCAACGCGGCCAAGGCACAGTCGATGCCCAAGGACAATATCCAGCGCGCGATCGACAAGGCGGCGCAGGCTGGCGGCGAGGACTATGAAGAAGTCCGCTACGAGGGCTACGGCCCGGGCGGCGTCGCGCTGATCGTCGAGGCGCTGACCGACAATCGCAACCGCACCGCCACCAATGTGCGCACCGCCTTCTCAAAGAACGGCGGCAACCTCGGTTCGGAAGGCTCGGTGAGCCACGGTTTCGAGCGGCTCGGCCTGATCGAATATCCGGTGAGCGTGGGCGACGAGGACAAGGTCCTCGAAGCCGCGATCGAGGCGGGTGCGGACGATGTCGAAAGCGACATGGGCGAAGATGGCGGTCACTCGATCTGGACCGCGCCCGATGCGCTGCACGAGGTCGCAGGCAACCTCGAAAAGGCTCTTGGTGAGGCAGAGACCGTCAAGCTGGCGTGGAAGCCGACCATCACCGTGGCGATGGACGAGGGCGGCGCCGCCACCCTGCTGAAACTGGTCGACACGCTCGACGATGACGACGACGTCCAGACCGTGTGGGGCAATTACGAGATTGCTGACGAGATCATGGAGAAGCTGGGCTGA
- a CDS encoding DUF3147 family protein gives MSWSLVAKALLAGAMIAAIAEVGRRLPAMGALIASLPLVSILGMIFLWMARPDAENMARHAEATFWYVLPSLPMFLLIPVLLRHGMSFWFALVLGCALTVALYLGMMQVGPRLGLRL, from the coding sequence CTGAGCTGGAGCCTCGTCGCCAAGGCGCTGCTGGCCGGCGCCATGATCGCGGCGATCGCCGAGGTCGGGCGGAGGCTGCCGGCGATGGGCGCGCTCATCGCCAGCCTGCCGCTGGTCTCGATCCTCGGCATGATCTTCCTGTGGATGGCCCGGCCCGATGCCGAAAACATGGCGCGGCATGCCGAAGCGACCTTCTGGTACGTGCTGCCCAGCCTGCCGATGTTCCTGCTGATCCCGGTGTTGCTGCGCCACGGCATGAGTTTCTGGTTCGCGCTGGTACTGGGCTGCGCGCTGACAGTGGCGCTCTATCTCGGCATGATGCAGGTCGGTCCGCGGCTCGGGCTGCGCCTGTGA
- the ruvC gene encoding crossover junction endodeoxyribonuclease RuvC, with the protein MIILGLDPSLSCTGWGVIRSEGSRIVHLANGQVPTDAKAPMPERLAALQAALAEVIAAHRPDRAAVEEVFLNKNPQSTLKLAQARGAVLAACGAAGLAINEHAARLVKKAVVGTGGAEKAQVQAMLKVLLPGVKVAGADAADALAVAIADAHLAAKF; encoded by the coding sequence GTGATCATCCTTGGCCTCGATCCCTCGCTCAGTTGCACCGGCTGGGGCGTGATCCGGTCCGAAGGCTCGCGCATTGTCCACCTCGCCAACGGCCAGGTGCCGACCGATGCCAAGGCGCCGATGCCCGAACGGCTGGCCGCGCTGCAGGCGGCGCTGGCCGAAGTCATCGCCGCGCACCGCCCCGATCGCGCGGCGGTGGAAGAGGTCTTCCTCAACAAGAACCCGCAATCGACGCTCAAGCTGGCGCAGGCGCGTGGTGCGGTGCTGGCGGCCTGCGGCGCGGCAGGGCTGGCGATCAACGAACATGCCGCGCGGCTGGTCAAGAAGGCGGTGGTCGGCACCGGCGGGGCTGAGAAGGCTCAGGTCCAGGCCATGCTCAAGGTGCTGCTGCCGGGGGTGAAAGTGGCAGGTGCGGACGCCGCCGACGCGCTCGCCGTGGCGATCGCCGATGCGCATCTCGCCGCGAAATTCTGA
- a CDS encoding arsenate reductase: MTIDFYGIPNCDTVKKARNWLEGQGLEYTFHDYKKEGADPVKLAAWIEAQGLDIVLNRRGTTFRKLTDEQKADIDAAKAVALMVEQPGMIKRPVVEYPGGLLVGFDAAAWAAALG, encoded by the coding sequence GTGACAATCGACTTCTACGGTATCCCCAACTGCGACACGGTCAAGAAAGCCCGCAACTGGCTGGAGGGGCAGGGCCTCGAATACACCTTCCACGACTACAAGAAGGAAGGCGCCGATCCGGTGAAGCTGGCGGCATGGATCGAGGCGCAGGGCCTCGATATCGTGCTCAACCGGCGCGGTACCACTTTCCGCAAGCTCACCGACGAACAGAAAGCCGATATCGATGCGGCCAAGGCGGTGGCGCTGATGGTCGAGCAGCCCGGCATGATCAAGCGCCCGGTGGTTGAATATCCCGGCGGCCTGCTGGTCGGTTTCGACGCCGCCGCCTGGGCCGCCGCGCTGGGGTAA
- the pnuC gene encoding nicotinamide riboside transporter PnuC, with the protein MNTLELIAVALGLANVGLLVRRSIWNYPFGMAMVTLYALIFFEAKLYGEAGLQVFFFVVQGWGWYLWARAGGLDHAVAVRWMGWPARIASLVLVGLVTVGLGTLMYRLTDAAMPFADAAITGASVVAQVLLSVRRIENWILWIVIDIGSIALYIQRDLQLTAGLYCAFLVLATLGLFEWVRASRRGEAPA; encoded by the coding sequence GTGAATACGCTCGAACTGATTGCGGTGGCGCTGGGGTTGGCCAATGTCGGCCTGCTCGTGCGCCGCAGTATCTGGAACTACCCCTTCGGCATGGCGATGGTCACGCTCTACGCGCTGATCTTCTTCGAGGCGAAGCTCTACGGCGAAGCGGGACTGCAGGTCTTCTTCTTCGTGGTGCAGGGCTGGGGCTGGTACCTGTGGGCGCGTGCGGGGGGCCTCGATCATGCGGTCGCGGTACGCTGGATGGGCTGGCCCGCGCGGATCGCCTCGCTGGTGCTGGTGGGCCTGGTCACGGTCGGGCTGGGCACGCTGATGTACCGGCTGACCGATGCCGCCATGCCCTTCGCCGATGCCGCGATTACCGGGGCCAGCGTGGTGGCGCAGGTCCTGCTGTCGGTGCGGCGGATCGAGAACTGGATCCTGTGGATTGTCATCGATATCGGATCGATCGCGCTCTATATCCAGCGTGACCTCCAATTGACCGCCGGGCTCTATTGCGCCTTCCTGGTGCTGGCGACGCTGGGCCTCTTCGAATGGGTACGCGCGTCGCGCCGGGGTGAGGCGCCCGCGTGA
- a CDS encoding AAA family ATPase codes for MTTRGFLLGKFMPPHAGHVALVEAAERLVDELTVLVCWLPDDPIPGPLRLEWMRGLFPACRVVGHGEVVPQEPADSPDFWPIWRRIIAQAHAEPIDYVFAGEDYGLDLAAHVDGFFVPLGGRVLNADDDLASLSGSAVRADPTAHWPLLPEPVRAHYRRTVCLHGAESTGKSTLAAQLAGELGTHWVPEYGRSHCEAHRGPLSREDLLLIGRAQQAMAQAAARWAGALLLLDTDALMTAAWCEMLLGERPAELMEMGKADLYLLLEPDLPWVDDGTRFFADPADRARFARLVEGVLLDAGVRFERIGGTGDERLAAARAAIDGLSCQ; via the coding sequence GTGACCACGCGCGGTTTCCTGCTGGGCAAGTTCATGCCGCCTCATGCGGGCCATGTCGCACTGGTCGAAGCCGCGGAAAGGCTGGTCGACGAACTGACAGTACTGGTCTGCTGGCTGCCGGACGATCCGATCCCCGGGCCGCTGCGACTCGAATGGATGCGCGGCCTGTTTCCTGCCTGCCGGGTGGTGGGCCATGGCGAAGTGGTCCCGCAGGAACCCGCCGACAGTCCGGACTTCTGGCCGATCTGGCGGCGGATCATCGCACAGGCCCATGCCGAGCCGATCGACTACGTCTTTGCGGGCGAGGACTATGGCCTCGATCTCGCCGCGCATGTCGACGGCTTCTTCGTGCCGCTGGGTGGGCGCGTGCTCAATGCCGATGACGACCTTGCTTCGCTTTCGGGCAGCGCGGTGCGTGCCGATCCCACCGCGCATTGGCCGCTGCTCCCCGAACCGGTGCGCGCGCATTACCGCCGCACGGTCTGCCTCCACGGGGCGGAAAGCACCGGCAAGTCCACCCTGGCGGCGCAATTGGCGGGCGAGCTGGGCACGCACTGGGTCCCCGAATATGGGCGGAGCCATTGCGAGGCGCATCGTGGCCCGCTTTCACGCGAGGACCTGCTGCTGATCGGCCGTGCGCAACAGGCGATGGCGCAGGCCGCCGCGCGCTGGGCCGGTGCGCTGCTGCTGCTCGATACCGATGCGCTGATGACCGCCGCCTGGTGCGAGATGCTGCTGGGCGAGCGCCCGGCGGAGCTCATGGAAATGGGCAAGGCCGACCTCTACCTGCTGCTCGAACCCGACCTGCCTTGGGTAGATGATGGTACGCGCTTCTTCGCCGATCCGGCGGACCGTGCGCGCTTTGCCAGATTGGTGGAAGGGGTGTTGCTCGATGCCGGGGTTCGCTTCGAGCGGATCGGCGGGACGGGTGACGAAAGATTGGCGGCCGCGCGTGCGGCTATCGACGGCCTGTCGTGTCAGTAA